In one Natronosalvus amylolyticus genomic region, the following are encoded:
- a CDS encoding HAD family hydrolase, with the protein MTEYDAIVYDLDGTLVHLTVDWGRVTTDVLEVYERARIEPPSSSLWELLERAEEYGLKSPVESTIAGHEHDGARASRRLPHADELVGQPESMPIGVCSLNCERACHLALETHDLFEPVDAVVGRDTVTTSKPHPEPLLETISGLGARPERTLFVGDSPRDETTAKRAGTGFEYVDGRRTLELGR; encoded by the coding sequence GTGACCGAGTACGACGCCATCGTCTACGATCTGGATGGAACGCTCGTCCACCTCACGGTCGACTGGGGACGTGTCACCACTGACGTCCTCGAGGTGTACGAACGGGCACGTATCGAACCGCCAAGCAGCAGTCTCTGGGAGTTACTCGAGCGCGCCGAGGAGTATGGACTCAAATCGCCGGTCGAATCGACGATTGCGGGCCACGAACACGATGGTGCGCGAGCCTCGAGACGACTCCCGCACGCTGACGAGTTGGTCGGTCAGCCGGAATCGATGCCCATCGGCGTCTGTTCGCTCAACTGTGAACGGGCCTGCCACCTCGCACTCGAGACGCACGACCTGTTCGAACCGGTCGACGCCGTGGTGGGTCGGGATACCGTGACGACGAGCAAACCCCATCCCGAACCGTTGCTCGAGACGATATCTGGGCTGGGCGCACGTCCCGAACGAACGCTGTTCGTCGGTGATTCACCACGAGACGAAACGACAGCAAAGCGGGCGGGGACGGGCTTCGAGTACGTTGACGGACGGCGAACGCTCGAGTTGGGGCGGTAA